The Populus alba chromosome 6, ASM523922v2, whole genome shotgun sequence genome contains a region encoding:
- the LOC118053106 gene encoding uncharacterized protein, protein MGTLKITKKHHKHLNNPFPSTPRSLPFIQGRLLFNSQTVPPNKIFSVGKDFQLLWSIKNGGSLSIYHQSQPTKALWSTIPGQAFVTAALCETEVEESRGSFAIKDRNVYLVCDHQTIEDIRVISEPDHHFDQDNDHDLSSGNMSFAQKNDLKDTEFPALVITGWLFSNRRKKRHQESGIYKDIEFETRGPPTCARYWVLFDQKNNNQIGFQVRVGPPNFEFQQRISPTPLGRHRRLRWKLGKIRRRKLGWYRFFTRSRGFVAVSSSSEEEMEMKSAELTEFNRVCITYSSEGNERFYGFGEQFSHMDFKGKRVPIFVQEQGIGRGDQPITFAANLVSYRAGGDWSTTYAPSPFYMTSKMRSLYLEGYDYSVFDMTRHDRVQIQIQSNSVQGRILNGNSPSEIIENLTETIGRPPELPKWIISGAVVGMQGGTEAVRRVWDELKDHKVPVSAFWLQDWVGQRETMIGSQLWWNWEVDTTRYHGWQQLINDLGAKNIKVMTYCNPCLAPADEKPNQRRNLFEEAKKLDILVKDKYGEPYMVPNTAFDVGMLDLTHPDTAAWFKQVLQEMVDDGVKGWMADFGEGLPVDATLYSGEDPISAHNRYPELWAQINREFVEEWKSGRAAKEREDPEEALVFFMRAGFRDSPKWGMLFWEGDQMVSWQANDGIKSSVVGLLSSGISGYAFNHSDIGGYCAVNLPFIKYHRSEELLMRWMELNAFTTVFRTHEGNKPSCNSQFYSNHKTLSHFARCAKMYKAWYFYRIQLVKEAARKGLPVCRHLFLHYPNDRNVHSLSYQQFLIGTEILVVPVLDKGKKNVKAYFPEGETCSWQHIWSGKLFKEQGSEAWVEAPVGYPPVFIKAGSNVGETFVENLRNLGIL, encoded by the exons ATGGGAACCCTCAAAATCACCAAAAAGCATCATAAACACCTAAACAACCCCTTCCCTTCGACACCAAGATCACTTCCTTTCATTCAAGGACGTCTTCTTTTCAATTCTCAAACTGTCCCACCAAACAAAATCTTCTCAGTTGGCAAGGATTTCCAGCTTCTTTGGAGCATAAAAAATGGAGGGTCTCTCTCAATTTATCACCAGTCTCAACCTACAAAAGCCCTGTGGTCTACCATCCCAGGACAAGCTTTTGTTACTGCAGCATTGTGTGAGACAGAGGTGGAAGAGAGCAGAGGATCTTTTGCTATAAAAGATAGGAATGTTTATTTGGTTTGTGATCATCAAACAATTGAAGATATAAGAGTGATCAGTGAACCTGATCACCATTTTGATCAGGATAATGATCATGATCTTTCATCTGGGAATATGAGTTTTGCTCAGAAAAATGATTTGAAGGATACCGAGTTTCCTGCCTTGGTGATAACAGGTTGGTTGTTCAGTAACAGGAGGAAGAAGAGGCATCAAGAATCTGGCATTTACAAAGACATAGAGTTTGAGACAAGGGGACCACCAACTTGTGCAAGGTATTGGGTTCTATTtgatcaaaagaataataaccAAATTGGTTTTCAAGTGAGAGTTGGACCACCAAATTTTGAATTCCAACAAAGAATTTCTCCAACTCCTTTAGGAAGACACCGGCGATTAAGGTGGAAGCTAGGAAAGATTAGAAGACGAAAGCTTGGATGGTATCGATTCTTTACAAGGTCCAGAGGGTTTGTTGCAGTTTCTTCCTCGTCAGAGGAGGAAATGGAAATGAAGTCTGCGGAGTTGACAGAATTCAATAGAGTCTGTATTACCTATTCCAGTGAAGGAAATGAAAGGTTTTACGGTTTTGGGGAGCAGTTCTCTCATATGGACTTCAAAGGCAAAAGGGTGCCCATTTTTGTTCAAGAGCAGGGAATTGGAAGAGGAGACCAACCAATTACTTTTGCTGCTAACTTGGTTAGCTACAG GGCTGGGGGCGATTGGAGTACAACTTATGCTCCTTCACCATTCTACATGACATCTAAGATGAGGTCTCTTTACCTTGAAGGATACGATTATTCAGTATTCGACATGACAAGACATGACAGAGTTCAAATACAG ATTCAGAGCAATTCAGTTCAAGGAAGAATATTGAATGGCAACTCACCTTCTGAGATTATTGAAAACTTAACAGAAACTATCGGGAGACCTCCTGAGCTTCCTAAGTGGATTATATCTGGGGCTGTTGTTGGAATGCAAGGTGGTACAGAAGCTGTACGCCGTGTTTGGGATGAATTGAAAGATCATAAGGTTCCTGTTTCAGCCTTTTGGTTGCAG GATTGGGTAGGGCAGAGGGAGACAATGATTGGATCACAACTGTGGTGGAATTGGGAGGTAGATACAACGAGGTATCATGGATGGCAGCAGCTAATTAACGATCTCGGTGCAAAGAATATTAAAGTGATGACATACTGCAATCCTTGTCTAGCTccg GCTGATGAGAAACCAAACCAAAGGAGAAACCTTTTTGAGGAGGCAAAAAAGCTGGATATCCTGGTGAAAGACAAGTATGGAGAACCATATATGGTTCCAAATACAGCATTTGATGTGGGCATGTTGGACCTTACACACCCAGATACTGCTGCTTGGTTTAAGCAGGTTTTACAGGAAATGGTTGATGATGGTGTGAAAGGGTGGATGGCTGATTTCGGTGAAGGACTGCCTGTAGATGCAACTCTCTATTCAG GTGAAGATCCTATATCAGCTCATAATAGATACCCAGAGCTATGGGCCCAAATAAACCGAGAGTTTGTGGAAGAATGGAAGTCAGGTCGTGCAGCTAAGGAGAGAGAAGACCCAGAAGAGGCTTTGGTCTTCTTCATGAGGGCTGGTTTCAGGGATAGCCCCAAATGGGGGATGCTATTCTGGGAAGGAGATCAAATGGTAAGTTGGCAGGCCAATGATGGAATAAAAAGTTCTGTTGTTGGCCTACTGAGCAGTGGAATTTCTGGATATGCTTTCAACCATAGCGATATCGGAGGCTATTGTGCAGTAAACCTACCTTTTATTAAGTACCACCGAAGTGAAGAGTTGCTCATGCGATGGATGGAGCTAAATGCTTTCACCACTGTTTTCCGGACTCATGAA GGAAACAAGCCATCCTGCAACAGCCAATTCTACTCTAACCACAAGACTCTATCGCATTTTGCACGCTGTGCTAAGATGTACAAAGCTTGGTATTTCTACAGAATCCAACTAGTAAAG GAAGCTGCTCGAAAAGGCCTACCTGTTTGCCGCCACCTATTTCTCCACTACCCAAATGATAGGAATGTGCATAGCTTGAGTTACCAGCAGTTCTTGATTGGTACCGAGATCTTAGTGGTGCCTGTACTTGACAAGGGCAAGAAGAATGTCAAGGCTTATTTTCCAGAGGGTGAAACTTGTTCCTGGCAGCATATCTGGTCAGGAAAACTATTTAAAGAACAAGGTTCGGAAGCCTGGGTAGAGGCTCCAGTTGGCTATCCTCCTGTGTTTATTAAGGCTGGCTCCAACGTGGGAGAAACATTTGTAGAAAATCTGAGAAATCTTGGCATTCTCTGA
- the LOC118053107 gene encoding pentatricopeptide repeat-containing protein At1g80270, mitochondrial produces the protein MWALRRASNPFKFRGLSVGTSRSCCAKSEIVSSYVEGKAVTVNSPQPVSQSPRFHQSTNVGSKFYLEKRGFASQAGAENSGSDDDLEDGFSELETPANVNESTVNALAGNEDQLISEPELSDDDNDDIGEPAQNALELSDNETDLVVKSSPRKRATTELFNAIVSAPDVSVQSVLDKWVAEGKDLDRLEISNAMINLRKRRMFGRALQLSEWFEANKPQEFVERDYASRLDLIAKVRGLHKAEVYINKIPKSFKGEVIYRTLLANCVVDHNVKKTEEVFNKMRDLEFPITPFACNQLLLLYKRLDKKKIADVLLLMEKENVKPSLFTYKILIDTKGQSNDMTGMDQIVETMKAEGIEPDIRTQAIMARHYVSGGLKEKAEAILKEMEGGNLEEHRWACRFMLPLYGALGKADEVSRVWKFCEKSPRLDECMAAIEAWGRLKKIDEAEAVFELMSKTWKKLSSRHYSTLLKVYANHKMLSKGKDLIKRMGDSGCRIGPLTWDALVKLYVEAGEVEKADSILNKAVQQNQIKPMYSSFLIIMERYATKGDIHNAEKMFHRMRQAGYQARIRQFQTLIQAYIIAKAPCYGMRERLKADGIFPNKSLAAQLAQVDAFRRTAVSDLLD, from the exons ATGTGGGCTCTTCGTCGAGCTTCTAATCCTTTCAA GTTCCGTGGATTGAGTGTTGGAACTTCTCGCAGTTGCTGTGCTAAATCAGAAATAGTATCTAGTTATGTAGAAGGCAAGGCTGTCACTGTCAACTCTCCTCAACCTGTATCTCAGAGTCCTCGATTTCACCAAAGCACAAATGTTGGTTCAAAGTTCTATTTGGAAAAGCGTGGTTTTGCTTCGCAAGCTGGTGCTGAAAACAGTGGATCAGATGATGACTTGGAGGATGGGTTCTCTGAACTTGAAACACCAGCTAATGTCAATGAAAGCACGGTCAATGCATTGGCTGGAAATGAAGATCAGCTAATTTCTGAACCTGAGTTGTCTGATGATGACAATGATGATATTGGAGAACCTGCTCAAAATGCACTAGAACTGTCAGATAATGAAACAGACTTGGTGGTGAAAAGCTCACCGAGGAAAAGGGCTACCACAGAACTATTCAACGCCATTGTCTCTGCTCCAGATGTTTCTGTTCAAAGTGTTCTTGACAAGTGGGTGGCAGAAGGAAAGGATTTGGACAGGTTAGAGATATCTAATGCCATGATCAATCTTCGCAAGCGTCGAATGTTTGGAAGGGCTCTACag CTCTCAGAGTGGTTCGAGGCAAATAAGCCACAAGAATTTGTTGAAAGAGATTATGCTTCACGCCTTGATTTAATTGCAAAGGTGCGTGGTCTCCACAAGGCGGAGGTTTATATCAATAAAATCCCAAAATCCTTTAAAGGGGAGGTGATCTACCGAACCTTGCTGGCTAACTGTGTTGTAGACCATAATgtgaagaaaacagaggaagtatttaataaaatgaggGACCTGGAATTCCCAATCACCCCATTTGCTTGTAACCAGCTGCTGCTCCTCTACAAGAGGCTTGACAAGAAGAAAATTGCTGATGTGCTGCTATTAATGGAGAAAGAAAATGTCAAGCCCTCTCTTTTTACTTACAAAATCTTAATAGACACCAAAGGTCAATCCAATGACATGACGGGGATGGATCAAATTGTAGAGACAATGAAGGCTGAAGGCATTGAACCTGATATCAGAACCCAAGCTATCATGGCCAGACACTATGTATCTGGTGGCCTCAAAGAAAAAGCTGAGGCTATTTTGAAAGAGATGGAAGGGGGCAATTTAGAAGAGCATCGATGGGCTTGCCGATTTATGCTTCCTCTTTATGGTGCGCTTGGGAAAGCTGATGAAGTGAGCAGGGTATGGAAGTTCTGTGAGAAAAGTCCCCGACTTGATGAATGCATGGCTGCCATTGAAGCCTGGGGACGGCTGAAGAAAATTGATGAAGCTGAGGCAGTTTTTGAGTTGATGTCAAAAACATGGAAGAAGCTTTCTTCTAGGCATTATTCTACACTTTTGAAGGTTTATGCAAACCATAAGATGCTATCCAAGGGTAAAGATTTGATCAAGCGAATGGGTGATAGTGGGTGTCGCATCGGCCCTTTGACATGGGATGCACTTGTAAAGCTTTATGTGGAAGCAGGGGAGGTGGAAAAGGCTGACTCTATTCTGAATAAGGCTGTCCAACAGAATCAGATAAAACCAATGTATAGTTCTTTCTTAATTATCATGGAGCGATATGCGACGAAGGGTGACATACATAATGCAGAGAAAATGTTTCACCGGATGAGACAAGCTGGATATCAGGCTCGAATTAGGCAGTTCCAGACTCTAATTCAGGCATATATAATTGCCAAGGCGCCATGTTATGGCATGAGGGAGAGGCTGAAGGCAGATGGTATATTTCCCAACAAGAGTTTGGCTGCCCAACTTGCTCAGGTTGATGCATTTAGGAGGACAGCAGTTTCGGATTTGCTTGACTGA
- the LOC118053109 gene encoding uncharacterized protein, whose protein sequence is MEMESNSMVDVPLKKDIKVSSSDNEKVDEHGVSGVYLNEDGEVETPRIGMVFASQEEVRDYYNRYAQRVGFGIMRRSSRCDDDGRLTYIVLSCSQCGKDRGIPKSRFQWKQTSKTNCKAKINLVLNPQGQFHICNVVLDHNHELTPGKLHPNICKKSKSFRTRKGREGKEQAGMMLHPDFRSIFGEPLGSETASPDSVMQRSSFSNHLLNGDKHLLCSYTGLPTGETISNRLKRRSPSLEGSQNSQDSLRQALAKRAVALVKSGMVIGLGTGRTLTLVIEEIGKLIQEGKLKDIVAVGTNYQSRITARQYGMTAVDPNDVNDIDIAFDVVDEVDINKNLLKCRGANHTVQKVIDSMAKVCILLVEHTKVVHRLGNNIPVAVEVLPIAVSPVLRRLIALGGVPEIRSASRKDGSVITDLGNMVVDVSFPSGIQNPAELEKNINMIPGVVDNGIFSAVATIVLVVVRDRGNIKVMNLEEFLEGVPGHRDASSSL, encoded by the exons ATG GAGATGGAAAGTAATTCTATGGTAGATGTACCGTTAAAGAAAGACATAAAAGTGTCTTCTAGTGACAATGAGAAAGTAGATGAACATGGTGTCAGTGGAGTTTATTTAAATGAGGATGGGGAAGTAGAAACACCAAGGATTGGGATGGTTTTTGCCTCTCAAGAAGAAGTTCGTGATTATTATAATAGGTATGCTCAGCGTGTAGGCTTTGGAATCATGCGACGAAGTTCAAGGTGTGATGATGATGGGCGATTGACATATATTGTACTTTCTTGCTCGCAATGTGGTAAGGACCGAGGAATTCCAAAGAGTAGGTTCCAATGGAAGCAGACTTCTAAAACGAATTGCAAAGCGAAGATTAATCTTGTACTGAATCCTCAAGGACAGTTCCATATATGTAATGTTGTTCTTGATCATAATCATGAACTGACTCCAGGGAAGTTACACCCGAACATCTGTAAAAAGAGTAAAAGCTTTCGAACGAGAAAGGGACGTGAGGGAAAAGAACAGGCTGGAATGATGTTGCACCCAGATTTTCGGTCAATTTTTGGCGAACCTCTGGGCAGTGAGACTGCATCACCAG ATTCCGTAATGCAACGATCCAGCTTTTCAAATCATTTGCTGAATGGTGACAAGCATCTTCTTTGTTCTTACACTGGCCTCCCCACAGGGGAAACCATATCCAATCGTCTCAAGAGGAGAAGCCCATCCCTTGAAGGCTCCCAAAACT CCCAAGACTCCTTAAGGCAAGCCCTTGCCAAAAGGGCTGTGGCACTTGTTAAATCTGGTATGGTGATTGGACTAGGCACTGGAAGAACCTTAACCCTTGTCATTGAGGAGATTGGAAAACTAATTCAAGAAGGAAAG TTGAAAGACATTGTTGCAGTGGGTACAAACTACCAGTCACGCATTACAGCTCGACAATATGGCATGACAGCT GTTGATCCGAATGATGTGAATGACATTGACATTGCATTTGATGTGGTGGATGAAGTCGATATCAACAAAAACCTTTTGAAG TGCAGGGGAGCTAATCATACTGTGCAGAAG GTGATTGATTCCATGGCAAAGGTGTGTATTCTATTGGTTGAACATACAAAGGTTGTTCACCGGCTTGGTAACAATATTCCAGTAGCG GTGGAAGTTCTCCCTATTGCCGTGTCACCTGTTTTAAGGCGCCTCATTGCTCTTGGAGGAG TTCCTGAAATTCGTTCTGCTTCGAGAAAGGATGGCTCGGTAATCACAGATCTTGGGAATATGGTCGTAGATGTTAG CTTCCCAAGTGGAATACAGAATCCTGCTGAGCTTGAGAAGAACATTAACATGATACCTGGTGTAGTTGATAATG GCATTTTTTCTGCGGTTGCGACAATAGTGCTAGTTGTTGTCAGAGACAGAGGTAATATCAAAGTAATGAATTTAGAAGAATTCCTGGAAGGTGTACCCGGTCACAGAGACGCAAGTTCTTCCCtttaa